From Deinococcus aquaedulcis, the proteins below share one genomic window:
- a CDS encoding DUF11 domain-containing protein: protein MKRSWTICTLLAALAAGTASAAGTPAGTVITNTAEIVFTPEGGTTPNPPIPSNPVTTTVLPVPSFTITPNDGSADRTTPDYTRPGQTATAKPGDTVSFAYTLTNTGNVPGEAYDLTNTPDPAGAVKTPDNIRFYAASADTNNDNTLSDAEIAAATAITSITGVAIDQSVKFFQVYTVPTAAANTDRYGADPTGNRRDNPAFNNDPSVPRDANNSNVTTVARNDSALIGPKSDPDGNGNPVTPPYTSPEGITITPSASDTQTAQAIATTTTITFTNTVQNTGNRPDVLDITTSLAGFPAGTTVTLLKPDGTPLTDTDSDGTPDVGTVAPGATADLLVRVTFPAGGAPTNPVNAPTVTVITTSSNDPSKSDATRDIVNLPGLSFGNPTPTPGGNPGTPGTPETGQPGNPGSPVIPPSTCTSTTAPTRTSIGMEIANLGSATDTFDVSGTAPIKLVDGSTVTVNVVYFRDNNGNKVFDAGDTALTDTNGNGVADTGPLAPGAELKLVAVVDVPCAAAAQTITLTQRATSPTTGVSVPDTNDTVVVGKTPVGAPTKSVDKAEAKPGEKLTYTIIGKNTSNANVTKAFIRDTLPANTRYVSFSATSTAAGTVLYSTDGASWSAAPIAAPQNDGVTVYAGVDTNNNGTIDTGDILAPGQTITGTFVVEVK, encoded by the coding sequence ATGAAGAGATCCTGGACCATCTGCACCTTGCTGGCCGCGCTGGCCGCCGGCACCGCCTCCGCTGCCGGCACCCCGGCGGGCACCGTGATCACCAACACGGCCGAGATCGTGTTCACCCCTGAAGGCGGCACGACCCCCAACCCCCCCATTCCCTCCAACCCGGTGACCACCACGGTGCTGCCGGTGCCCAGCTTCACGATTACCCCCAACGACGGCAGCGCCGACCGCACCACCCCCGACTACACCCGCCCCGGCCAGACCGCCACGGCCAAGCCCGGCGACACCGTGAGCTTCGCCTACACGCTGACCAACACCGGCAACGTGCCGGGCGAAGCCTACGACCTGACGAACACCCCCGACCCCGCCGGGGCCGTGAAGACCCCGGACAACATCCGCTTCTACGCCGCCAGCGCCGACACCAACAACGACAACACCCTGAGCGACGCCGAAATTGCGGCGGCCACCGCCATTACCTCCATTACGGGCGTGGCCATTGACCAGAGCGTGAAATTCTTCCAGGTGTACACGGTGCCCACGGCCGCCGCCAACACCGACCGCTACGGCGCCGACCCCACCGGCAACCGCCGCGACAACCCGGCCTTCAACAACGACCCCAGCGTGCCCCGTGACGCCAACAACTCCAACGTCACCACCGTGGCCCGCAATGACTCGGCGCTGATTGGGCCCAAGAGCGACCCGGACGGCAACGGCAACCCCGTGACCCCGCCCTACACCAGCCCCGAGGGCATCACCATTACCCCCAGCGCCAGCGACACCCAGACCGCGCAGGCGATTGCCACCACCACGACCATCACCTTCACGAACACCGTGCAGAACACCGGTAACCGCCCCGACGTGCTGGACATCACCACCAGCCTCGCGGGCTTCCCGGCCGGCACGACCGTGACGCTGCTGAAGCCCGACGGCACCCCGCTGACCGACACCGACAGCGACGGCACCCCCGATGTGGGCACCGTGGCCCCCGGCGCCACCGCCGACCTGCTGGTGCGCGTGACCTTCCCGGCTGGCGGCGCGCCCACCAACCCAGTGAACGCCCCCACGGTGACGGTGATCACCACCTCCAGCAACGACCCCAGCAAGAGCGACGCCACCCGCGACATCGTGAACCTGCCGGGTCTGTCGTTCGGCAACCCCACGCCCACCCCGGGCGGCAACCCGGGCACCCCCGGCACCCCCGAAACCGGCCAGCCCGGCAACCCTGGTTCGCCTGTGATTCCGCCCAGCACCTGCACCAGCACCACGGCGCCCACCCGCACCTCCATCGGCATGGAGATTGCCAACCTGGGCAGCGCCACCGACACCTTTGATGTGAGCGGCACCGCGCCCATCAAGCTGGTGGACGGCAGCACCGTGACCGTGAACGTCGTGTACTTCCGCGACAACAACGGCAACAAGGTGTTCGACGCGGGCGACACCGCCCTGACCGACACCAACGGCAACGGCGTGGCCGACACCGGCCCGCTGGCCCCCGGCGCCGAACTGAAGCTGGTGGCCGTGGTGGACGTGCCCTGCGCCGCTGCTGCGCAGACCATCACCCTGACCCAGCGCGCCACCTCGCCCACGACCGGCGTGTCGGTGCCCGACACCAACGACACCGTCGTGGTGGGCAAGACCCCGGTGGGCGCCCCCACCAAGAGCGTGGACAAGGCCGAAGCCAAGCCCGGCGAGAAACTGACCTACACGATCATCGGCAAGAACACCTCCAATGCCAACGTGACCAAGGCGTTCATCCGCGACACGCTGCCGGCCAACACCCGGTACGTAAGCTTCAGCGCCACCAGCACGGCCGCCGGCACGGTGCTGTACTCCACCGACGGTGCAAGCTGGAGCGCGGCCCCCATCGCGGCGCCCCAGAACGACGGCGTGACCGTCTACGCGGGCGTGGATACCAACAACAACGGCACCATTGACACCGGCGACATCCTGGCCCCCGGCCAGACCATCACCGGCACCTTCGTTGTCGAAGTGAAGTAA
- a CDS encoding DUF7933 domain-containing protein codes for MRNNPSVLKTLAALALALLSPAHAAGTPAGTVIENQAVLEFTPEGGPPTSIPTPPVTTVVQPICAVSVVPSGTVAQPGQSFTVLPGESATLRYTLTNAGNAVNTVGLRTAVEGASQFTPGGLGIRADTNGNGQLDDSDAAVQSVTLAADASTTLFVPATTAASNRGDAFVNLIASCATNTSGRPGETDDDNVGRIRVSEPPELTLTKTFSPVSPIFTQSLKPQAVGTVPEVRPGEITEVTLVARNTGAGASRPVTVTDFLNTPEMRDFVFISGSARVLGSGVLEYSADGTTWTGTETSPVAAIRVRTESLGPGETLTLTFRLRAPEATGTRRNVGLLRSGDIAVDAPADITVRYTPAIALGPIGNPQALPGGELSEDDKQTKQNALIGQEVCFPHTVQNLGDRPDTITITGRAVRGQATIRFTERDGTPITEPFRVPDLAPQATKDFNACYLIRGGNVSSALEDLRIELRAQSSRGAPDNLTIDVVLSVAQNLLSPVKTGSAGSGLVAPGQEITYTLSFTNAQNFALTGVVIRDNLRNLRILDAGGNLIRTDALEFISADQGGVLEGETVVWRFARLNPGEAVTLNLRTRVPQSTPDGALAVNTFTVVSNEVPTPTESNPVQNGVFNQANLTMVKTSSPEQVAYGQTITYTFTVTNRSTTAALQTIRVQDTLPAGLVYIEGSSRLNGTPIVPTVSGRTYVWEIPGLAPGASAVITFDAEVTPEAGTQIRNSAIATAISNNGQTQTPVSSAVNRIDPLIFGRNTADVVGYVFLDTNRNGIYDRGTDIPYQNARVILAGGRIALTDAQGRYHFRNLVEGTHALRLDPNSVWAQNLSVPQDAGRPGSRLVYVRGLTSVDFPLAPDYGEIAVIRDTTLRVAAGLPLQTPQTLTIRKQVFAGEMAGEYRVQLILSSSADLNAVRIDDPLPAGAELIDGQNVLTYDILPGGERAVTYRFRWTGDPKGAVTDPTASWRY; via the coding sequence GTGCGCAACAACCCTTCGGTGCTCAAGACGCTCGCGGCGCTGGCGCTGGCTCTGCTCAGCCCGGCCCACGCCGCAGGCACACCCGCCGGAACGGTGATTGAAAACCAGGCCGTCCTGGAATTCACCCCGGAAGGCGGCCCGCCCACCTCGATTCCGACCCCGCCCGTCACGACTGTGGTGCAGCCGATCTGCGCCGTGAGCGTGGTGCCCAGCGGCACCGTGGCCCAGCCGGGCCAGAGCTTCACCGTGCTGCCCGGCGAGAGCGCAACCCTGCGCTACACCCTGACCAACGCGGGCAACGCCGTCAACACGGTGGGCCTGCGCACGGCCGTGGAGGGCGCTTCGCAGTTCACGCCCGGCGGCCTGGGCATCCGCGCCGACACCAACGGTAACGGCCAGCTGGACGACAGCGACGCGGCCGTGCAGAGCGTGACCCTGGCGGCCGACGCCAGCACCACCCTGTTCGTGCCGGCCACCACGGCCGCCAGCAACCGGGGCGACGCCTTCGTCAACCTGATTGCCAGCTGCGCCACGAATACCTCGGGGCGCCCCGGCGAGACCGATGACGACAACGTGGGCCGCATTCGCGTGAGCGAGCCGCCCGAGCTGACGCTGACCAAGACCTTCAGCCCGGTGAGCCCCATCTTTACCCAGAGCCTGAAGCCCCAGGCGGTGGGCACTGTGCCCGAAGTGCGCCCCGGCGAGATCACCGAAGTGACCCTGGTCGCCCGCAACACCGGCGCCGGGGCCTCGCGCCCGGTCACGGTCACCGACTTCCTGAACACGCCCGAGATGCGCGACTTCGTGTTTATCAGCGGCAGCGCGCGCGTGCTGGGCAGCGGGGTGCTGGAATACAGCGCCGACGGCACCACCTGGACGGGCACGGAGACCAGCCCCGTGGCCGCCATCCGCGTGCGTACCGAGAGCCTGGGGCCCGGCGAGACGCTGACCCTGACCTTCCGCCTACGCGCGCCCGAGGCCACGGGCACCCGGCGCAACGTGGGCCTGCTGCGCAGCGGTGACATTGCCGTGGACGCCCCGGCCGACATCACTGTGCGCTACACCCCCGCCATCGCCCTGGGGCCCATTGGCAACCCGCAGGCGCTGCCGGGCGGCGAGCTCAGCGAGGACGACAAGCAGACCAAGCAGAACGCCCTGATCGGTCAGGAGGTCTGCTTCCCGCACACCGTGCAGAACCTGGGTGACCGCCCCGACACCATCACCATCACCGGGCGCGCCGTGCGCGGGCAGGCCACCATCCGCTTCACCGAGCGCGACGGCACGCCCATCACCGAGCCCTTCCGGGTGCCGGACCTGGCCCCGCAGGCCACCAAGGACTTCAACGCCTGCTACCTGATCCGGGGCGGCAATGTCAGCTCCGCGCTGGAAGACCTGCGCATTGAGCTGCGCGCCCAGAGCAGCCGGGGTGCCCCCGACAACCTGACCATTGACGTGGTGCTGAGCGTGGCCCAGAACCTGCTGAGCCCGGTCAAGACCGGCAGCGCGGGCAGCGGCCTCGTGGCCCCGGGCCAGGAGATCACCTACACCCTGAGCTTTACCAACGCCCAGAACTTCGCCCTGACGGGCGTGGTGATCCGCGACAACCTGCGTAACCTGCGCATTCTGGATGCGGGCGGCAACCTGATCCGCACCGACGCGCTGGAGTTCATCAGCGCCGACCAGGGCGGGGTGCTGGAAGGCGAGACAGTAGTGTGGCGCTTTGCCCGCCTGAACCCCGGCGAGGCCGTGACCCTGAACCTGCGCACCCGCGTGCCCCAGAGCACCCCCGACGGCGCCCTGGCCGTGAACACCTTCACCGTGGTCAGCAACGAGGTGCCCACGCCCACGGAATCGAACCCCGTACAAAACGGCGTGTTCAACCAGGCCAACCTCACGATGGTCAAGACCAGCAGCCCCGAGCAGGTCGCCTACGGCCAGACCATCACCTACACCTTCACGGTGACCAACCGCAGCACCACGGCCGCCCTGCAGACCATCCGCGTGCAGGACACCCTGCCGGCGGGCCTGGTGTACATCGAGGGCAGCAGCCGCCTGAACGGCACGCCGATTGTGCCGACCGTCTCGGGGCGCACCTACGTCTGGGAAATTCCGGGGCTGGCCCCGGGCGCCAGCGCCGTGATCACCTTCGACGCCGAAGTGACGCCGGAGGCCGGCACCCAGATCCGCAACAGCGCCATCGCCACGGCCATCAGCAACAACGGCCAGACCCAGACGCCGGTCAGCAGCGCCGTGAACCGCATTGATCCGCTGATCTTCGGGCGCAACACCGCCGACGTGGTGGGCTACGTGTTCCTGGATACCAACCGCAACGGCATCTACGACCGGGGCACCGACATTCCCTACCAGAACGCCCGGGTGATTCTGGCCGGTGGCCGCATCGCGCTGACCGACGCCCAGGGCCGCTACCACTTCCGCAACCTCGTGGAGGGCACCCACGCCCTGCGTCTGGACCCCAACTCGGTGTGGGCCCAGAACCTCAGCGTGCCCCAGGATGCGGGGCGCCCCGGCAGCCGCCTGGTGTACGTGCGTGGCCTCACCAGCGTGGACTTCCCGCTGGCCCCCGACTACGGCGAGATTGCCGTGATCCGCGACACCACCCTGCGCGTGGCGGCCGGTCTGCCCCTGCAGACCCCGCAGACCCTGACCATCCGCAAGCAGGTGTTTGCGGGCGAGATGGCCGGCGAGTACCGCGTGCAGCTGATCCTGAGCAGCAGCGCCGACCTGAACGCCGTGCGCATTGACGATCCGCTGCCGGCCGGCGCCGAGCTGATTGACGGCCAGAACGTCCTGACCTACGACATCCTGCCGGGTGGCGAGCGAGCGGTGACCTACCGCTTCCGCTGGACCGGCGACCCCAAGGGCGCCGTCACCGACCCGACGGCGAGCTGGAGGTACTGA
- a CDS encoding DUF11 domain-containing protein — translation MPLHTWTRALRGVLALGLLGSSAALAQVTATTTTPTPGTCTASAPFVQSFNTRAALAEVKNHRYINDGDSDDNDDAATVTNTDGTYTLWDDINRSGSGFALYMNIANFEGKNGGTLTTPGLLYEQRINVPAGASLSYENWVRSHSNTATQLRYVFRDSGGAVLQQTDGALVTTAYTLQTVPTFTSPGTQVTLQIYTLKDGTSADTNVLKLDDLKLTCPVPAKPSLTITKSNNGPWVAGQSGASYTLNVQNTGNAPTSGTVTVRDLLPTGVSTPASFTPASGWTCTTSGQNVTCTSSSVLAAGASVSLPFPVTLAGTLSGSITNKASVGGGGDPDPTPDPSSCTATGGQCAVSTTTVTPPTAQPTCQQVYALAAPGSSTDGTEIRLLDVTTNTVGTLIATLPGGGTSATLAISADAKRFFTATDDGRLRVYDTVTKTWFSGGVFSGISGRLVRMAVTSTGIGYAMDSGANFWRFETSGAYAVTLLGKVTSTSSGAPSFLDNGDFFADNTGKLYMVSAATGSGSIDLWLITPGASVTAEYLGRLSNPSEGSQFNGIAASPSGIYARDNQGRLVKIDLVNVTYTSVGTSAPGSTDLASCFFPSYAPSLNVVKSVRKVAGSSGDKVQPGDTLEYTITVRNSGTLPAGGVTFSDALPAGTTYVAGSARVNGFTTTVTGGAATNLGGAAYPFAQPVGICSQSGAACTTQVLKIDSTPNTLDNEVVVTFRVTVNKPFTLNPAEVRNVAVVRYTEGPQGGVPSNEVVTPVYQVKLSVSKTVQNITRGGPVGTTSSGNPGDVLEYCIATRNDGNLSATNILFSDSVPANTAFRVGAYGAGQDIRVSSPAGTVFYTAAADGDPGLLSGGKVSVNGGSFVLAPAQTVTFCFRATIQ, via the coding sequence ATGCCCCTGCACACCTGGACTCGCGCCCTGCGGGGCGTCCTGGCCCTGGGCCTGCTGGGCAGCAGCGCCGCCCTGGCCCAGGTCACGGCGACCACGACCACCCCCACCCCGGGCACCTGCACCGCCAGCGCGCCCTTCGTGCAGAGCTTTAACACCCGCGCCGCCCTGGCCGAGGTGAAAAACCACCGCTACATCAACGACGGGGATAGCGACGACAACGACGACGCCGCCACCGTCACGAACACGGACGGCACCTATACCCTGTGGGACGACATCAACCGTTCGGGCAGCGGCTTTGCGCTGTACATGAACATCGCCAACTTTGAGGGCAAGAACGGCGGTACCCTGACCACCCCGGGCCTGCTGTACGAGCAGCGCATCAACGTGCCTGCTGGCGCCAGCCTCAGCTACGAGAACTGGGTGCGCAGCCACTCCAACACCGCCACCCAGCTGCGCTACGTGTTCCGCGACAGCGGCGGCGCGGTGCTGCAGCAGACCGACGGCGCCCTGGTGACCACCGCCTACACGCTGCAGACGGTGCCCACCTTTACCAGCCCCGGTACCCAGGTCACGCTGCAGATCTACACCCTGAAAGACGGCACCAGTGCCGACACCAACGTGCTGAAGCTGGACGACCTGAAGCTGACCTGCCCGGTGCCCGCCAAGCCCAGCCTGACCATCACCAAGAGCAACAACGGGCCCTGGGTGGCCGGCCAGAGTGGCGCCAGCTACACCTTGAACGTGCAGAACACCGGCAACGCCCCCACCAGCGGCACAGTCACCGTGCGCGACCTGCTGCCCACGGGCGTGAGCACGCCCGCCTCCTTTACCCCGGCCAGCGGCTGGACCTGCACGACCAGCGGCCAGAACGTGACCTGCACCAGCAGTAGTGTCCTGGCGGCCGGCGCCAGCGTCAGCCTGCCCTTCCCAGTGACCCTGGCGGGGACCCTGTCCGGCTCCATCACCAACAAGGCCAGTGTGGGCGGCGGCGGCGACCCCGACCCCACCCCCGATCCCAGCAGCTGCACGGCCACGGGCGGGCAGTGCGCGGTGTCCACCACCACGGTGACACCGCCCACGGCGCAGCCCACCTGCCAGCAGGTGTACGCCCTGGCCGCCCCGGGCAGCAGCACCGACGGCACCGAAATCCGGCTGCTGGACGTGACCACCAACACGGTGGGTACCCTGATCGCCACCCTGCCGGGCGGCGGCACCTCGGCCACGCTGGCCATCTCGGCCGATGCCAAGCGCTTCTTCACGGCCACGGACGACGGCCGCCTGCGCGTGTACGACACCGTGACCAAGACGTGGTTCAGCGGCGGCGTGTTCAGCGGGATTTCCGGGCGCTTGGTGCGCATGGCCGTGACCAGCACGGGCATTGGCTACGCCATGGACTCGGGCGCGAACTTCTGGCGCTTCGAGACCAGCGGCGCCTACGCAGTCACCCTGCTGGGCAAGGTCACCTCCACCAGCAGCGGCGCGCCCAGCTTCCTCGACAACGGCGACTTCTTTGCCGACAACACCGGCAAGCTGTACATGGTGAGCGCCGCCACTGGCTCGGGCAGCATTGACCTGTGGCTGATTACCCCCGGCGCCAGCGTGACCGCCGAGTACCTGGGCCGCCTGAGCAACCCGTCCGAGGGCTCGCAGTTCAACGGCATTGCCGCCAGCCCCAGCGGCATCTATGCCCGCGACAACCAGGGCCGACTGGTCAAGATTGACCTCGTGAACGTGACCTACACCAGTGTGGGCACCAGCGCGCCCGGCTCCACCGACCTCGCCAGCTGCTTCTTCCCCTCGTACGCGCCCAGCCTGAACGTGGTCAAGAGCGTGCGCAAGGTCGCGGGCAGCAGCGGCGACAAGGTGCAGCCCGGCGACACCCTGGAGTACACCATCACGGTGCGCAACAGCGGCACCCTCCCGGCGGGCGGCGTGACCTTCAGTGACGCCCTGCCGGCCGGCACCACCTACGTGGCGGGGAGCGCCCGGGTGAACGGCTTTACCACCACGGTCACGGGCGGGGCCGCCACCAACCTGGGCGGCGCGGCCTACCCCTTCGCCCAGCCTGTGGGCATCTGCAGCCAGAGTGGGGCGGCCTGCACCACCCAGGTGCTGAAGATTGATTCCACCCCGAACACGCTGGACAACGAAGTGGTGGTGACCTTCCGCGTCACCGTTAACAAGCCCTTCACCCTGAACCCGGCCGAGGTGCGCAACGTGGCCGTGGTGCGCTACACCGAGGGTCCCCAGGGCGGTGTGCCCTCCAACGAAGTGGTCACACCCGTCTATCAGGTGAAGCTGAGTGTGAGCAAGACCGTGCAGAACATCACCCGGGGCGGCCCTGTGGGCACCACCTCCAGCGGCAACCCCGGCGACGTACTGGAATACTGCATCGCCACCCGTAACGACGGTAACCTGAGCGCCACCAACATCCTCTTTTCCGACAGCGTGCCCGCCAACACCGCCTTCCGCGTGGGGGCCTACGGCGCCGGGCAGGACATCCGCGTCAGCAGCCCCGCCGGCACCGTGTTCTACACGGCCGCCGCCGACGGCGACCCGGGCCTGCTCAGTGGCGGCAAGGTCAGTGTGAACGGCGGCAGCTTCGTGCTGGCCCCCGCCCAGACCGTGACCTTCTGCTTCCGGGCCACCATTCAGTAA
- the ung gene encoding uracil-DNA glycosylase: protein MFGPVQLVWFKKDLRVRDHAPLFEAAARGPVLPVYIYEPEQVHHEEFDGHHLQYLNGCLAELDLRLRALGTPLVVRVGEAVAVLDELREAHGVGAVWAHEETGNGVSFARDRRVRAWARARGLPLHELPQNGVVRRLKNRDGWAATWEERLGAPQVPVPPALRGTDAEPGSLRDHADLGVPPSAKAIPPAGQAYAHENLQSFLTVRGVNYMREMSSPLSAETSCSRLSAPLAYGTISLREVLQATRQRLADVKGDPGADPRWVRSLRSYESRLHWHCHFMQRLESEPDMEFRNLNRALDGLRENDWNEEHFERWCAGQTGFPLVDACMRLLRATGWLNFRMRAMLVSFATQHLWLHWRRPGLFLARQWLDNEPGIHWSQMQMQGSTVGINRVRIYSPTRQAREQDPQGEFIRRWVPELADVPGDFLHAPWEWTGATRLAYPPPIVDEHAAGRRARARIYAARTSPAFEVEARRIYDRHGSRKKAVVRAERKAQGLPEKRASKTRQTAQQRSHPMSDQPDLFGLKPTPDTPKAILPAGLPESWQQALGGEFAAPYFHELKDFLVHERREHHIFPPAPDVFNALRFTPLEDVKVLILGQDPYHRPGQAHGLSFSVRPGVTIPPSLRNIYKELKEDIPGFTPPRHGYLKHWADQGILLLNAVLTVREGQANSHANKGWEHFTDAVIRAVNAKEERVVFVLWGAYARKKKKLITGPQHVVIESAHPSPLSEAKFFGSRPFSQVNAALEDAGRGTIDWQLPQKAEE, encoded by the coding sequence GTGTTTGGGCCGGTGCAACTGGTGTGGTTCAAAAAAGACCTGCGCGTGCGCGACCACGCCCCCCTGTTTGAAGCGGCGGCGCGCGGCCCGGTGCTGCCCGTGTACATCTACGAGCCGGAACAGGTGCACCACGAGGAATTTGACGGCCACCACCTGCAGTACCTGAACGGCTGCCTGGCCGAACTGGACCTGCGCCTGCGCGCGCTGGGCACGCCGCTGGTGGTGCGGGTGGGCGAGGCGGTGGCGGTGCTGGACGAACTGCGCGAGGCTCACGGCGTGGGGGCGGTGTGGGCCCACGAGGAAACTGGCAACGGCGTGAGCTTTGCCCGTGACCGCCGCGTGCGCGCCTGGGCGCGGGCCCGGGGGCTGCCCCTGCACGAACTGCCGCAAAACGGGGTGGTGCGGCGCCTGAAAAACCGCGACGGCTGGGCCGCCACCTGGGAAGAGCGCCTGGGTGCGCCGCAGGTGCCCGTGCCCCCGGCCCTGCGCGGCACCGACGCCGAGCCCGGCAGCCTGCGCGACCACGCCGACCTGGGGGTGCCCCCCAGCGCCAAGGCCATTCCCCCGGCCGGGCAGGCGTATGCCCACGAGAACCTGCAGTCCTTTCTGACGGTGCGCGGCGTGAACTACATGCGCGAGATGAGCAGCCCCCTGAGCGCCGAGACCAGCTGCTCGCGCCTCAGTGCGCCGCTGGCCTACGGCACGATTTCGCTGCGCGAGGTGCTGCAGGCCACCCGGCAGCGGCTGGCCGACGTGAAGGGCGACCCCGGGGCCGACCCACGCTGGGTGCGCTCGCTGCGGTCCTATGAATCGCGGCTGCACTGGCACTGCCATTTCATGCAGCGGCTGGAATCCGAGCCGGACATGGAGTTTCGCAACCTCAACCGCGCGCTGGACGGCCTGCGGGAGAACGACTGGAACGAGGAGCATTTTGAGCGCTGGTGTGCGGGCCAGACCGGCTTTCCGCTGGTGGACGCCTGCATGCGGCTGCTGCGCGCCACCGGCTGGCTGAACTTTCGCATGCGGGCCATGCTGGTGTCGTTCGCCACGCAGCACCTGTGGCTGCACTGGCGCCGCCCCGGGCTGTTCCTGGCCCGGCAGTGGCTGGACAACGAGCCCGGCATCCACTGGTCGCAGATGCAGATGCAGGGCAGCACCGTGGGGATTAACCGCGTGCGCATTTACTCGCCCACCCGGCAGGCGCGCGAGCAGGACCCGCAGGGCGAATTCATCCGCCGCTGGGTGCCGGAACTGGCCGACGTGCCCGGCGATTTCCTGCACGCGCCCTGGGAGTGGACCGGGGCCACGCGCCTGGCCTACCCGCCGCCCATCGTGGATGAGCACGCAGCCGGACGCCGCGCGCGGGCGCGGATTTACGCCGCGCGCACCTCGCCCGCCTTTGAGGTGGAGGCGCGGCGGATTTACGACCGCCACGGCAGCCGCAAAAAGGCGGTGGTCCGAGCCGAAAGAAAAGCGCAGGGCCTGCCCGAAAAACGCGCCAGCAAAACGCGGCAGACTGCGCAGCAAAGGAGCCACCCCATGTCCGACCAACCTGACCTGTTTGGCCTGAAGCCCACGCCCGACACTCCCAAAGCCATCCTGCCGGCGGGGCTCCCCGAATCCTGGCAGCAGGCGCTGGGGGGCGAATTTGCCGCGCCATACTTTCATGAGCTGAAAGACTTTCTGGTGCACGAGCGCCGCGAGCACCATATTTTTCCCCCTGCCCCCGATGTCTTCAACGCCCTGCGCTTTACGCCGCTGGAAGACGTGAAGGTGCTGATCCTGGGCCAGGACCCCTACCACCGCCCCGGGCAGGCGCACGGCCTGAGTTTCTCGGTGCGCCCCGGCGTGACGATTCCGCCCAGCCTGCGCAACATCTACAAGGAACTGAAAGAGGACATCCCTGGCTTCACCCCGCCCCGCCACGGCTACCTGAAGCACTGGGCCGACCAGGGCATTCTGCTGCTGAACGCCGTCCTGACCGTGCGCGAGGGGCAGGCCAACAGCCACGCGAACAAGGGCTGGGAGCACTTCACGGACGCCGTGATTCGGGCCGTGAACGCCAAGGAGGAACGGGTGGTGTTCGTGCTGTGGGGCGCCTACGCCCGCAAGAAAAAGAAGCTGATCACAGGCCCGCAGCACGTGGTCATCGAGTCCGCCCACCCCAGCCCCCTCAGTGAGGCCAAATTCTTCGGTTCGCGGCCCTTTTCGCAGGTGAACGCGGCCCTGGAAGACGCCGGGCGCGGCACCATTGACTGGCAACTGCCCCAGAAGGCCGAGGAATGA
- a CDS encoding DNA topoisomerase IB, with translation MSSRTDLLQEEYLRREGNDPKAFRYFWPDGTPYEDEDGIARIAKLAVPPAYEGVFVSPYPDAELQAFGRDAAGRLQYRYHPDFVQAGALKKWQRLTRFAGALGTLKTVTGADLRAQGLPPRKVAALMTRLLHVARFRVGSDDYARKHKTYGLSTLRQRHVQVQGSTVTFHFKGKHGITQHKATTDRTLAANISRLLDLPGPWLFQTVDAEGTRRRIRSGELNAYLREVIGPFTAKDFRTWGGTLLAAEFLAEAGVADTERQARRTLVECVKYVASDLGNTPAVTRSSYICPVIFDRYLDGKVLDDYEPRAARGEAALDGLTRSEAALKRLLESEKTLRVPRPRRQPKEAA, from the coding sequence ATGAGCAGCCGCACCGATCTGCTGCAGGAGGAATACCTGCGCCGCGAGGGCAACGACCCCAAGGCCTTCCGCTACTTCTGGCCCGATGGCACCCCCTACGAGGACGAGGACGGCATCGCCCGGATCGCCAAGCTGGCGGTGCCACCGGCCTACGAGGGCGTATTCGTCTCGCCCTATCCCGACGCGGAGTTGCAGGCATTTGGCCGCGACGCGGCCGGGCGACTGCAATACCGCTACCACCCGGACTTCGTGCAGGCGGGCGCGCTGAAAAAGTGGCAGCGCCTGACCCGCTTTGCGGGCGCCCTGGGCACCCTGAAAACGGTGACGGGCGCCGACCTGCGCGCCCAGGGCCTGCCGCCGCGCAAGGTGGCCGCCCTGATGACCCGGCTGCTGCATGTGGCCCGCTTCCGGGTGGGCAGCGACGACTACGCGCGCAAGCACAAAACCTACGGCCTCAGCACCCTGCGCCAGCGCCACGTGCAGGTGCAGGGCAGTACTGTGACCTTCCATTTCAAGGGCAAGCACGGCATCACCCAGCACAAGGCCACCACAGACCGCACGCTGGCGGCCAACATCTCGCGCCTGCTGGACCTCCCCGGGCCCTGGCTGTTTCAGACGGTGGACGCGGAGGGCACGCGGCGCCGCATCCGCTCCGGCGAACTGAACGCTTACCTGCGCGAAGTCATTGGCCCCTTTACCGCCAAGGATTTCCGCACCTGGGGCGGCACGCTGCTGGCCGCCGAATTCCTGGCCGAAGCCGGGGTGGCCGACACGGAGCGGCAGGCCCGCAGGACGCTGGTGGAGTGCGTGAAATACGTGGCCAGCGACCTGGGCAACACGCCCGCCGTGACGCGCAGCAGCTATATCTGCCCCGTGATTTTTGACCGTTACCTGGACGGCAAGGTGCTGGACGACTACGAGCCCCGCGCGGCCCGGGGCGAAGCCGCCCTGGACGGCCTAACCCGCAGCGAGGCCGCCCTGAAGCGGCTGCTGGAGAGCGAAAAGACGCTGCGCGTGCCCCGTCCACGCCGCCAGCCGAAAGAGGCCGCGTGA